The sequence GTCTAGAAGGCGGGCCCCAGCGCGGGGTCGAGATCGCGCGGGCGGGTCAGGTGGACCAGGCGCGCGCAGCGATCGCGCAGGTCGGCCCAGCGGTCGATGTCCAGCTCAAGCACGGCATAACAGGCAGTGGGAAACTTTTCCTCGACCGCGTCGCGCAGCGAGCTGGTGCCATCGTCCGGGACCAGGTCAAAAATCAGGTCTTCCAGCCCAGGGTTGTGTCCGACCATCAGGATCGCGGACGGATCGTCATCCTGCTCACGCAGCACGTCAGCCAGGGTGACGCTGCTGGCGAGGTAAATGCGGCGGTCCCAATTGACCTTCACTGGCTGTCCGCTGGCGTGGCAGGCAAGTTCAATCGTTTCGGCGCAGCGGATCGCGGGAGAGGACAGAACCCGGTTCCATTGCACCCCATGATCGCGAATGTGCCTTCCCATTATGGCGGCACCGGCGCGCCCACGCTCATTCAGCGGCCGGTCGAAATCGCGCGCGCGCGGATCGCCCCAGTCGGACTTGGCATGGCGGAACAGACCGAGGATTTTCACGCAGGGCTCTCGTTAGGAATGGTGCGCCCAGAAACACCGGTGCCGACGCGTTGTAAAGCCTCGTCCAAAGTCACCCGTGTAATCGGAGTGCCGCCCGGAAAGGCCGAGAGCAGGCGCGAAGGAAAGGCCGAGGAGAGCACAACAAAATGGCCGCGGTCTTCCTTGCTGCGGATCAGCCGGCCAAAGGCCTGGGCCAGGCGCGCGCGGATGATCTGGTCGTCATAGGCCGATCCGCCCCCCGCCAGCCGCCGCGCGCGGTGCAGGATCGAAGGCTTGGGCCAGGGCACCTGTTCCATCACCACCAGTCGCAGCGAATGGCCGGGCACATCGACCCCGTCACGCAGGGCATCGGTGCCCAGCAGCGAGGAGCGCGGATCGTCACGGAAGATATCGACCAGCGTGCCAGTATCGATTGGATCGACGTGCTGGGCATAAAGCGGCAGGCCGGTGCGGGCGAGCCGGTCGGCAATCCGGCCATGGACCGCGCGCAACCGTCGGATCGCGGTGAACAGGCCAAGGACACCGCCGCCTGAGGCCTCGATCAGACGGCCATAGGCTCCGGCCAGCGCAGCGACATCGCCCTTGGCTACGTCGGTCACGATCAGCACTTCGGCCTGACCAGCGTAGTCAAACGGGCTGTCAAAGCTGGACAGGCGTGGAGCAATTTCGAGCGAAGCCGCGCCGCTGCGAGCAATTGCGGTGTCCCAATCCGGCCCGTCGCGCAGGGTGGCGGAAGTGATCATGACCCCGTGCGCACCTTCGAGCACGGTGCGGGCGAACGGCTTCATTGGATCGAGCCAGCGGCGGTGGATGCCGACGTCAAATTCGCGCGCCTCGCTGCGTTCCACCGCCAGCCAGTCGACGAATTCGGGATCGGCCGGACCGCCGAGCCGGTCGAGCAGGGCCTCCCAGGCCGCAAGCAGGTCGATCCGCCAAGACAGGGAATGACGCGCCCCTTCGATCCGGGCGCGGCCCGCGCCGTCGAGCCAGTCGGGCGGCTCCGCCAGGATCGCCTCCAGCCGCACACCGAGCCGGACCAGCGGCACCCGCAGTTCGGCCAGAGCTTCCTGTGCCGCCTGGGCACGCTCGACGAAAGCGCCATCGAGTTGCGCCGCCTCGGTCTCGAGGCCATAGCCAGCGTCCTGTCCGCCGCTTTCGTCGCGGGCATAGACGGTAGCGCGCACTGCGGCGAGCAGCTCTTCAAGCGGTCCTGACGGCGCATTCTCCCCCAGACGCTGGAGCCAGCCATCGCCGGGAAGGGCTTCGGCGGCATAGCGGGCGGCGGCAATGGCCTTGCCCCCGGCCTCATCATAGCTGGCAACATCGGCAAGGCGAGCGGACAGACCGCGCCGCCGCCCCTTGGAGCCGCGTTCCGGGCCGATCACCCATCGGCGCAATTCGATTGTCTCGGCACCGGTCAGCGCGGCGGCGAAGGTAGAATCCGCCGCTTCGAACACGTGATGGCCTTCGTCAAAGACCAGCCGGGTCGGGCGTTGGGCGTGGTCGCGGCCGCGCGCGGCGTTGACCATGACCAGCGCGTGGTTGGCGATCACGAGGTCAGCTTGCGCTGAGGCGCGGGCGGCGCGTTCGATGAAGCATTTCCGGTAATGCGGACAGCCGGCATAGACGCATTCACCGCGCTGGTCGGTCAGCGCCTTGATCCCGCGCTGACGGAACAGGGTGCCAAGCCAGCCGGGTAGGTCCCCGCCGATCATGTCGCCGTCCTGGCTATAGGCTGCCCAGCGCGCTACGAGTTGCGCCAGGATCGCCGCGCGACCGGCAAAACCGCCCTGCAAGGCGTCTTCGAGATTCAGCAAGCACAGGTAGTTTTCGCGGCCCTTGCGCACGACAACGGGCTGAGTGCCATTGCCGTGCTGCGCGGGCCAGGCGCGCCGGCTTTCGCGGCGGAGCTGGCGTTGCAGCGCCTTGGTATAGGTCGAAACCCAGACCGTCCCCCCCGATTGCTCGGCCCATAGCGAGGCAGGGGCGAGATAGCCCAGGGTTTTGCCAATCCCGGTCCCGGCCTGGGCCAGGACCAAGTGCGGCAGTCCCTCGCGGCGGCGCGGGGCGAACACCTCGCCGGCCTCGCGGGCATAAGCGGCCTGGGCAGGACGGGCTTCAGCCCCGCTACCGGTGAGCTGGCCCAGCCGCTGGGTGATAGCTTCTTGCGGGAGCGAGACCTGCGCTGGCTGGGGGCGTTCTGGCGCCTCCTCCCACTCTGGCAGGCGTGCGAAGAGCCAGCGTTCGGCCTTGGCCGGGGCATCCAGCCGCGCTGCCAGCAAGGGCGCCCAGGGCCAGCGCAGCCGGGTCAGGTTCTGGAGCGCGCTCCACGCGCCTTCGCGTTCTGGCCAGGCCGGGTCGGCACAAGTGGAAAGCAAGGCTTCGGCCGCGACCTGGAGCAGGGCGGGGACAGCGTCGTCGCTGGTCGGCTCGGGCAGGTCCAATGCATGGGCCAAGCCCTTGGGGGTCGGCACCACGAATCGCGCCGGGTGGACAAAGGCAAACAGCTCCAGCAGGTCGAGGCCGGACAGGTCGGGATAGCCCAGCCGCGTCGCCACGAGCGGGGCATTGAGCAACAGCAGCGGCGTGTCGGCCGCGGCGATGATCGCCTCGCCCTTGCCGGTCGCACGGGTGTTGCCATAGCCGTCGCGCAGCCAGCAGCCGGAATGGCTGGCGTGAATCGCGGGCAAAGGCAGAGCGGCCGTCACCCGATCTTGCTAGAACGAAAATGGAACGTGGAAAAGCCAGAGCAGCGCCTCAGCGGCTGAAAAGTCGCTCCCACCAGGGCTGGTCGCTCTCCATTGGCCGCAGCGGGCCGAAGATCATGCGACGCCGCACCGGATCAAGGTTGCGGGGAGTGTGGAGTGGCAGATGCTGAAAGCGCGAACGGCTAGGCAAGTTGAGCATAGCAAAAGCCCCATTTGTTGCCGCGGGATAACGCGGCAGCGCCGCCGTAGTTCCCGTTGACCCCGCGAGGCGCGCAGTCCAGCTATGCCGCCATGTCGAATCCATCGCGTGACGCTCTGATCGCCCGCCTGCCCAAGGCCGAGCTCCACCTCCATATCGAAGGTTCGCTCGAGCCTGAATTGCTGTTCGCTTTGGCCCAGCGCAACGGGGTGTCGATCCCTTTTGCCTCGGTCGAGGCTGTGCGGGCGGCCTATTCCTTTTCGAACCTGCAGGACTTCCTCGACATCTACTATCAGGGGATGTCTGTACTGCAGACCGAACAGGACTTCTATGACCTGACCTGGGCCTATCTGGAGCGGGCGGCCACAGATACGGTCCGCCATGTCGAAATCTTCTTCGATCCGCAGGGGCACACTGAGCGCGGTTTAGCTTTCGAGACCGTGCTGGACGGCATCGAGCGGGCGCTGAGGGACGGTGAGGTAAAGCTGGGGATCAGTTACCGGCTGATCATGTGCTTTCTGCGCCACTTGAGCGAGGACGCGGCCTTTGCCACGCTTGATCAGGCAATGCCGCACATCGATCGCATTCACGGCGTTGGGCTGGACTCGTCCGAGGTTGGCCATCCGCCGAGCAAGTTCCAAAAGGTCTTTGCCAAGGCGCGCGAACTCGGCCTTCACGTCACGGCGCATGCCGGGGAAGAAGGCCCTCCTGAATATGTCCATGAGGCCCTGGACCTGCTGCAGGTAGAGCGGATCGACCATGGCAACCGCGCGCTGGAGGATGCGGCGCTGGTCCGGCGGATCGCGGACGAAGGCCTGACGCTGACGGTTTGCCCGCTGTCCAACTTGCGGCTCTGCGTGATCAAGGACATCGGCCAAAGCCCAGTGCGCAAGATGCTCGACCTTGGCCTTAAGGCGACGGTCAATTCGGACGATCCGGCCTATTTCGGTGGCTACATCAACGACAATTTCCGGGCGATTGCCGATGCGCTGGACCTGTCGGAGGCCGAGATCGTCAAGCTGGCCGAGAACAGCTTTACCGGCTCGTTCCTGCCAATGGCCGATCAGATCCAGCACCTGGCTGAAATAACCGAGGTGGCCGGTGGTTGATAAGGTTTACCTCACCGCCGACCGGCTGCTGGAAGACAGCTTTGCCCTGGCCAACCAGGTGATCGATTCGGGCTTCGTGCCGACCCATATCGTCGGGATCTGGCGGGGCGGGGCACCGGTTGGCATCGCAGTGCAGGAACTGCTGGCCTATCGCGGCGTGGAAACGGATCACATCGCGATCCGCACGGCCAGCTATTCAGGGATCGACAAGCAAGACAAGGAAGTGCGGGTCTATGCCCTGGGCTATCTGATCGACGTGCTCGACCCCGAGAACCGGCTGCTGGTGATCGATGACGTGTTCGACACGGGCCGCTCGGTCGAGGCCTTCCTCAAGGAATTGAAAACCCGGTGCCGGCACAACATGCCCGAAACGGTCAGGATCGCGACGGTCTATTATAAACCCAGCCGCAACCAGACCTCGCTGAAGCCCGATTACTTCGTCCATGAAACGGAGGAATGGCTGGTCTTCCCGCACGAGATCTGCGGTTTGACCGAAGCGGAAATCCGCGCTCACAAGCCGGGTGCGAGCATCATTCTTCGCGAAGGCTGATGGTCAGTTCGCGCGCCAGACCGTTTCGCCTTCCTTCACCGTTTCGAGCACCTTGATCGCCCGGATCTGGTCAACTGGGGTGGTAAGCGGGTTGCGATCCAGCACCACAAAGTCCGCAAGCAGACCCGCCTTGATCCGCCCGCGCCGGTCTTCTTCGAAGACCTGCCAGGCCGGTCCTGTGGTCAGCGCCTGAAGTGCCTGAAAGGCATTTTCGCGCTGGCCATCGCCACTGACCACGCCGCTGCGCGAGGTTCGGGCCATCGCACTCCACATCTGCGCGCGGGTATCAAGCGGTGTGACCGGATAGTCCGAGTGGTTTGACGGGATCAGCCCGGCGGCGCGGCTGGCGGTGAAGGGGCTGATGAAATCGACCACCTCATCCGGAAAATTTCGCCGGTGGGTATCCGCGAAGTAGAAGGTATGGTTGGAAAAATAGGTGGGGCCGACCCCGATCCGGACATAGGCCGGGATCTGGTCGGGCCGCATGAATTGCGAATGGATCACGACTGGACGGCGATTGTCGGCAGCCTTGATCCCCAGCGCATCGAAGCCGCGGATCGCCATGTCGATCGCCGCATCGCCATTGGCGTGGACGAAGATCTGCCAGCCGCGTTCATGGACCTTGCGGGCCAGGGCCTGGAAGGCAGCATCGCTGGTCACCGGCTGGCCATGCCATGGATGCTGGCCATCGGGTGATCCCAGTGCATAGTCACGGGTAAAAAAGGCAGTGCGCGCCTGTGGCGAGCCGTCCAGCGTGAACTTTATGCCTTGCAACTTGACCCGCCCAAACCGCGCGCCTGGGGTCATGGCCGGGTTCTCCAGCACGGCATCGATCCCGGTCATGGCGAAGGGCAGCAGCGCCAGATCGATCTTCAGCATTGCTTGGGCCGCTGGAGACGTAAGGAAGGCCAGATCGACTGGGTTGGTTGCCCCGTCCTGCGCCCAAGTGAAGCCTTCGCGGGCATAGCGCATCTGGACCCCGTCAAGTGCGGCAAGTCGGGCCTCGTTGCTCGGCTGCGGGAGCACGGCCGACATCGGCAGCATGGCCTTTTCGAACAGCAGGCCGGTCAGCCTGCCCTTTTCATCGCTGGGCATGACTCCGCCAGCGGGCGGCTTCATGCCATCGCGCAGCTTTGCCGCCTTTAGCGCGGCGCTGTTAGCGACGAGACCGTGGAGCGAGATATGCAGCAGCACGACCTTGCGATCGGGCATAATGCCATCCAGTTCGGCGCGCGTAACATGGCGGCGTTCGGCCAATTGCGCATCGTCATAGCGCCAGACCACGACCCAGCCACCCTTCGGCACTTTGGCGCCATAAGCCTTGACCGCGGCGAGAAGCTTGCTGACGGACGCAGTATCGCCAATCGCCGGATCTGCCAGATCGAGACCGCCTGCTGTCTGGAGCCCGATCGCGAAGTGCGAATGCGCATCGACAAAGCCTGGCAACAGCGTCGCGCCGTTGAGATCGCGCGTCCTGGCATCCTTGCCGGCCGCTTCTCGCGCGCCAAGTTCGGGGCCGACGAAGACGATCTTGCCATCGCGTTCGACCACGGCCTCGGCCGTTGCGGGTGTTTCGCCGTCCATTGTGATGATCGTGCCGCCGCGCCACAGCGTGGCACTTGCATCCTTCGCCGTTGCCGGCGCGGTCAGCACCAGACAGGCTGCCGCCAGCCATCCCGCAATTCGCATTGTTGCCCCTCCCGTCCTCTTGGGGCCGGACTTTCGGGCCGCAGATCGCCCGATGCAAGCGGCAATCGCGCCTTGCAACGCGCGCTCTTTGGCGCGAAAGGGCCGCATCATGACCGACGAAGCACTCCTTTCCGCCGCACAGGTATCCAAGGCTTGGCCCTTTGAAGAAGCGCGCAAGCTGCTGAAGCGGTATCCGGATGGGAAACCCGATGGCACGCCCGTGTTGTTTGAGACGGGCTATGGTCCATCGGGCCTGCCGCATATCGGCACTTTTCAGGAGGTGCTCCGCACCACGCTGGTCCGCCGTGCCTATGAAACGCTGACGGGCGGCGCGCCGACGCGGCTGGTTGCCTTCAGCGATGACATGGACGGCTTGCGCAAGGTGCCGGACAATATCGAGAACAAGGGCCTGCTGGCTGCCTACCTTGGCCACCCGCTGACCCGCATTCCCGATCCCTTTGGCAAGTATGAAAGCTTCGCCCACCACAACAACGCTATGCTGCGGGAATTCCTCGATCAGTTCGGCTTCGAGTATGAGTTCGTCTCGGCCAGCGATCGCTACAATTCGGGCCAGTTCGACGATGCCCTGCGCGGCGTTCTGCGGGGCTGGCAGGCGATCATGGACATCATGCTGCCGACCCTGCGCGAGGAGCGCCGCCAGACCTATTCACCGGTCCTGCCAGTAAGCCCCAAGACTGGACAAGTGCTGCAGGTGCCGGTCGAGGTCGTCGATGCCGAAGCGGGCCTGGTCCGCTTCGAAGATCACGGCGAGATAGTCGAAAGCTGCATCTTGGGCGGCAATTCCAAGCTGCAGTGGAAGGTCGACTGGGCGATGCGCTGGGTCGCGCTGGGCGTCGATTACGAGATGTGCGGCAAGGACCTGACCGATTCCGTGCGCGAAAGCGGCAAGATCGCCCGCGCGCTGGGCGGCCGCGCGCCGGAGGGCATGATCTACGAACTGTTCCTTGATGAGAACGGCGAAAAGATCTCCAAGTCCAAGGGCAATGGCCTGACGATCGAGCAGTGGTTGACCTATGGCAGCGAAGAGAGCCTCGGTTTTTACCTGTTCCGCGATCCCAAGAGCGCCAAGAGCCTCCACGTCGGCATTATCCCCCGCGCGGTCGACGAATACTGGCAATTCCGCGAAAAGCTGGCCGAGCAGCCGGTCGAGCAGCAACTCGGCAACCCGGTCTGGCACCTGCTGCGCGCCAATGGCGATGCGGGCGGGGCGGGTGACAAGCTGCCGGTGACCTATGGCCTGCTGCTGAACCTGGTTGGCGTGCTGGGCGCTGGAGCGACGCGGGAACAGGTCTGGTCCTATCTTGGCAACTATGTCGAGAATGCCGATCCGGCGGCGCACCCGCAGCTCGATAAGCTGGTCACCAATGCGCTGGCCTATAACCGCGATTTCATCGCCCCGACGCTGCAGCGCCGCAAACCTGAGGGCAATGAAGCCCAGGCGCTGGCCGCGCTCGACGAGGAACTGGCTGCCACCAGCGATGATGCCACGGCGGAAGAGCTACAGAACCTGGTCTACGAAATCGGCAAGGACCCGCATTACGGGTTCGAGCAGCTGCGCGACTGGTTCAAGTGCCTTTACGAAACCCTGCTTGGCTCAAGCCAGGGGCCGCGCATGGGCAGCTTCATCGCGCTCTACGGCATCGCCAACACCCGCAAACTGATTGCCGAGGCGCTTAGCTAGGTCGGCGGAATCAGGGTCGGGTTTCGACCAGTCTGGCGCAGCCTGATGGGAGCCAATCGCATCGACCCTGGTTGCCGAATTCAGCCCCGTGAACTTTCGTCGATCCAACGCCGGATCTTTGCTTCAAGCACAGGCAAGGGCAGCACTCCGCTACCCAGAACCTGTTCGTGGAAGGCCTTGAGGTCGAAACGTGGGCCAAGCGCCGTCTCGGCCTCGCGCCGCAGCCGCTGAATCGTCAAGGCCCCGATCTTGTAGCTCAGCGCCTGGCCGGGATTGGCAATGTAGCGATCGACCTCAGCCTCGGCATCGCTGCGGCCCATGCCGGAATTGGCGAGCATGTAGGCAACGGCTTGGCTGCGGCTCCAGCCCTTGGCGTGAAGGCCGGTGTCCACGACCAGCCGCATTGCCCGGAGCATCTCGTCATCGAGCGTGCCCCAGTGCTGCAATTGATCCTTGTAGAGGCCCATCTCGTAACCCAGCGTTTCGGCATAGAGTGCCCAGCCTTCAACATAGGCGGCGTTATCACCAAAGCGCTGGAAATCCGGCAAGGACTGGTCCTGCTGGGCAAGGCTGGTCTGGAAGTGGTGCCCGGGAATACCTTCATGCAGGTAGAGTGTGGTGACGCCAGAACGGAACCGGCTTTCGAGGTCATAGGTGTTGAAATAGAACGTTCCGGGCCGCCGCCCGTCTGCAGAGCCGAGCGAATAGGAACCACCGGCCTCGAACTTGCCGCGCGAGGCGGGATAGGCGGCGATGGTCATCTGGCCGCGCGGCTGCCGGGTGAAGAAGCGCGGCAGCTGCGCATCGACCGCGCGGGCTACGGCCGCGTAACCTTCAGCCAGCTCCTCGGCGGTCTTGGGGTGAAAGCGCGGATCGGTGCGGATGTGGTTGAAAAAGGCGGACAGGGTGCCCTTGAACCCGAGGGCTGCCTTTACCTGCTCCATCTCGGCCTGGATCCGGATCACTTCGCTCAAGCCCAGGGCGTGCACGGTGCCTGGTTCAAGCGGCAGCGTGGTGTGGCGCAAGATCAGCCGCCGATAAAGCCCGGCGCCGCCCTTCATCGCGGCCAGGCCCGGTTCTGCGCGGGCTGCCGGAAGGTATTCCTCGGCCAGGAACTGGCGCAGGCGGCGGTAGGCGGGCAGCACGTCACCGCGCACGGTTTCCAGCCAGTCCGCGCGGATCAGCGCTTGCCGGGCGGAAGGGATTGTCTCGGGCATTTCCACCAACGGGGCAGCAAAGACCGAGTCTTCCGCTGGCTGCGCAAGAATCTCGTCAAGCTGGGCGATCATGTTGGCCGTGGTCAGACGGGTCTCCACCACGTCGCTGTCCACGCCTTGACGAAAACGCACGACGGCGCGGTCAAGCACGACAGGAAAGGCGCGCAGCAACGCCAGGTTGCGGCGGTACTCCCGCTCATCGCGGTAAGGCAGGCTGCCGCCCGGTCCGATCAGCGCCGGGAAATCCTCATGCAAGCCGCCAAAGTGGTTGAACGGTCGCACCGCAGTGAGCGCGAGGATATCCGGTGAGAGCCAGCCCAGCGCCTCACGCGTTTCCAGCTGAAAGGCATCATAGGAGAGTTGCCGCTCAGGACTCAATCCGGCGCGGTTGATCCGACCGATCAGCGCGAGTTCGCGGCGCAGCTCGGCGCGCCTGGCGGCGTCAAGTTCATCGCTGAACAGCCGCTGGAGTTGCGCCGGATTGCTATTGTCGCCGCGCGCGACGGCACCAAGCGGATCAAGCGCTTCCTGCGCGCGGGCGAAGGAGTTGAGCAAGGCCAGCAGCCGTGCGTCCTCATCCTGCCGTGCCCCCGCGATTGGGACAGACGGGATCGGCTGGGCAGCGGCTGGGGCCAGCAGCCCGGCCGTCACCAGCGCCAGCAAGAGCGCGCGTGTCAGCCCCATTTGCGGGTACGATACCACTTGGTGATGATGTATTTGGTGCCCTTGATCACCGGAGTACCGGCGTGGAGTGTGTCCTGGTTGAGCGATCCGTCCGGAGTGCTGTTGTTCCAGACGATGAGCGCCCCGCGCTGGGGCGGGATCGAGACGCCGATCCTGGGAAAATCGGTCGTCCCGCCTTCCTCGACATCATTGAGATAGATCATCGCCGTGATTGCGCGCTGACCACCGCGCTTGGCTTCGATCTTCCAATAGGGGGCCTTGGTCCAGAACCAATCCTGGTGGGCCTTGAATTCCTGCCCCGGGGCGTAGCGTTGCCCCTGCATGGTTTCGCCAAACTCGTGTGGCAGGCCCAGCAGGTCGTCGATCCGTCGTTCGATCATCTTCACGAAGGGATCGTCGCGTTCGACATCGCCGGAATAGGACGTACGCCAGGTGTTATTAGCATAGCCATGGTCGAGCACGGCAGAAGGCTTGGCGGTGCGATCGACCATCGAAATAAGCTGTTCGCACTCGGAAGGGCTGACAAACTCTGACAGGGCCCAGATTTCGGCCCGTTCAACCGGCACTTTATGCACCGCAGGGTCGGCCTCCAGCCGGCGGCGGACATGTGCGCCCGTGCGCATCAGCGCCACCTTGTCGGGGTTGGGGCAGGGGGGATATTCCATGCTGTCCTGCCTATCGTCGCGCCGCGCGCCAGGGCAAGCAAAAGCTGCTTGCAGCCGCGCCTGGCTTGCGCCAACCTGCTGTTCCATGAGCACAAGTGACAGCGCAGCACGCTATTCGCGCGGAGCGATCATCCTCCACTGGCTGATTGCCCTCTTGATCGTTGGCAATTTCATCGGTGCCTGGACATCCGAAGACCTGCCGCGTGACCAGAAGATGATCATCATGGGCTATCACAAGGCCAATGGTGTGCTGATCCTGCTGCTGACGCTGGTGCGGATCGGCTGGCGCTTCGTATATCGCCCGCCTGCACTGCTCGCCACGCTCAAGACCTGGGAAGCGACGCTGGCACGGGCCACCCATGCGCTGTTCTACCTGCTGATGCTGGCCGTCCCGCTCGCGGGGCTGGGACTCCACTCGGCCTTCGGCAAGGGCAAGCCGGTCAGCATGTTCGGCCTGTTCGATTTTCCCGCGCTCCCGGTCGGATCGGACAAACCGACTATCGGCCTGTACCATGAACTGCATGAGGTGACCGCTACGGCCATGCTCTTGCTGATCGGCTTGCATGTCGCTGCCGCGCTCAAGCATCAGTTCCTCGACCGCGATGGCACCATGGCGCGGATGCTGCCGTTCCTGCGCTAATGTGGGAAGACCCCCACCCGTTTACGGGCAGGGGCCTCCTACGGCTCGTCCACTCGTGAGCCGTTACCAGAAGAAGCTGTAGATCACGTCCACCACTTCGCCGGTGTAGGTGTTCACCAACAAGGCGTCGTCATAGTAACGGATCCAGCGATAGGGTCCGTAGACGTCTGGCAGGCGATACTGCCAGGGATCGTTGATCCAGTAGCGGTTCGAATAGAACAGCGAATCCAAGAAGAACCCGATGTTCAGGCGCCGATAGCTGTAGTTCCGGTAGGGCGAGTAGTAGATGCCAACCCGGAAGGTGCTGGGGTAGCTCCGGCGATACGAATACCAGTCATAGCGCCGGTTATCGCGCCACCGATTGTCCCAGCGGCGATAATCATGGTTGTAGCCATAGCGCTGGCGGTCGCCGCGATTGTTGTCCCAGCGGCGGTCATTGTCGCGCCGGTACTCGTCGCGGTTGCGGTCGCGCCAGCGGTTGTCATCGCCGCGGCGGTCGGCATCGCGATAGGTCCGGTCGCCCTCCTGGCGCCACCAGGTGCCTGATCGATCAGTCCGGCGTTGATCCTCCGAACGGAGCGTCCGGTCCTGGTTCCGGTTGCGACCCTGGGCGGTTGGCGCCGGCGCAGCCTGCGGCTGCGGGGCGGGTGCCGGGCGGGCATTGTCGCCCCGCCAGTTACCGCCGCCGCGGTTTTCCCAGCTGCGACCATTGCCGTTCCAACCATTGCCTTCGCGGCGCTCGGCACTGCGA comes from Novosphingobium ginsenosidimutans and encodes:
- a CDS encoding SixA phosphatase family protein — translated: MKILGLFRHAKSDWGDPRARDFDRPLNERGRAGAAIMGRHIRDHGVQWNRVLSSPAIRCAETIELACHASGQPVKVNWDRRIYLASSVTLADVLREQDDDPSAILMVGHNPGLEDLIFDLVPDDGTSSLRDAVEEKFPTACYAVLELDIDRWADLRDRCARLVHLTRPRDLDPALGPAF
- a CDS encoding ATP-dependent DNA helicase gives rise to the protein MTAALPLPAIHASHSGCWLRDGYGNTRATGKGEAIIAAADTPLLLLNAPLVATRLGYPDLSGLDLLELFAFVHPARFVVPTPKGLAHALDLPEPTSDDAVPALLQVAAEALLSTCADPAWPEREGAWSALQNLTRLRWPWAPLLAARLDAPAKAERWLFARLPEWEEAPERPQPAQVSLPQEAITQRLGQLTGSGAEARPAQAAYAREAGEVFAPRRREGLPHLVLAQAGTGIGKTLGYLAPASLWAEQSGGTVWVSTYTKALQRQLRRESRRAWPAQHGNGTQPVVVRKGRENYLCLLNLEDALQGGFAGRAAILAQLVARWAAYSQDGDMIGGDLPGWLGTLFRQRGIKALTDQRGECVYAGCPHYRKCFIERAARASAQADLVIANHALVMVNAARGRDHAQRPTRLVFDEGHHVFEAADSTFAAALTGAETIELRRWVIGPERGSKGRRRGLSARLADVASYDEAGGKAIAAARYAAEALPGDGWLQRLGENAPSGPLEELLAAVRATVYARDESGGQDAGYGLETEAAQLDGAFVERAQAAQEALAELRVPLVRLGVRLEAILAEPPDWLDGAGRARIEGARHSLSWRIDLLAAWEALLDRLGGPADPEFVDWLAVERSEAREFDVGIHRRWLDPMKPFARTVLEGAHGVMITSATLRDGPDWDTAIARSGAASLEIAPRLSSFDSPFDYAGQAEVLIVTDVAKGDVAALAGAYGRLIEASGGGVLGLFTAIRRLRAVHGRIADRLARTGLPLYAQHVDPIDTGTLVDIFRDDPRSSLLGTDALRDGVDVPGHSLRLVVMEQVPWPKPSILHRARRLAGGGSAYDDQIIRARLAQAFGRLIRSKEDRGHFVVLSSAFPSRLLSAFPGGTPITRVTLDEALQRVGTGVSGRTIPNESPA
- a CDS encoding adenosine deaminase; this encodes MSNPSRDALIARLPKAELHLHIEGSLEPELLFALAQRNGVSIPFASVEAVRAAYSFSNLQDFLDIYYQGMSVLQTEQDFYDLTWAYLERAATDTVRHVEIFFDPQGHTERGLAFETVLDGIERALRDGEVKLGISYRLIMCFLRHLSEDAAFATLDQAMPHIDRIHGVGLDSSEVGHPPSKFQKVFAKARELGLHVTAHAGEEGPPEYVHEALDLLQVERIDHGNRALEDAALVRRIADEGLTLTVCPLSNLRLCVIKDIGQSPVRKMLDLGLKATVNSDDPAYFGGYINDNFRAIADALDLSEAEIVKLAENSFTGSFLPMADQIQHLAEITEVAGG
- a CDS encoding phosphoribosyltransferase codes for the protein MVDKVYLTADRLLEDSFALANQVIDSGFVPTHIVGIWRGGAPVGIAVQELLAYRGVETDHIAIRTASYSGIDKQDKEVRVYALGYLIDVLDPENRLLVIDDVFDTGRSVEAFLKELKTRCRHNMPETVRIATVYYKPSRNQTSLKPDYFVHETEEWLVFPHEICGLTEAEIRAHKPGASIILREG
- a CDS encoding amidohydrolase, with product MRIAGWLAAACLVLTAPATAKDASATLWRGGTIITMDGETPATAEAVVERDGKIVFVGPELGAREAAGKDARTRDLNGATLLPGFVDAHSHFAIGLQTAGGLDLADPAIGDTASVSKLLAAVKAYGAKVPKGGWVVVWRYDDAQLAERRHVTRAELDGIMPDRKVVLLHISLHGLVANSAALKAAKLRDGMKPPAGGVMPSDEKGRLTGLLFEKAMLPMSAVLPQPSNEARLAALDGVQMRYAREGFTWAQDGATNPVDLAFLTSPAAQAMLKIDLALLPFAMTGIDAVLENPAMTPGARFGRVKLQGIKFTLDGSPQARTAFFTRDYALGSPDGQHPWHGQPVTSDAAFQALARKVHERGWQIFVHANGDAAIDMAIRGFDALGIKAADNRRPVVIHSQFMRPDQIPAYVRIGVGPTYFSNHTFYFADTHRRNFPDEVVDFISPFTASRAAGLIPSNHSDYPVTPLDTRAQMWSAMARTSRSGVVSGDGQRENAFQALQALTTGPAWQVFEEDRRGRIKAGLLADFVVLDRNPLTTPVDQIRAIKVLETVKEGETVWRAN
- a CDS encoding lysine--tRNA ligase; the protein is MTDEALLSAAQVSKAWPFEEARKLLKRYPDGKPDGTPVLFETGYGPSGLPHIGTFQEVLRTTLVRRAYETLTGGAPTRLVAFSDDMDGLRKVPDNIENKGLLAAYLGHPLTRIPDPFGKYESFAHHNNAMLREFLDQFGFEYEFVSASDRYNSGQFDDALRGVLRGWQAIMDIMLPTLREERRQTYSPVLPVSPKTGQVLQVPVEVVDAEAGLVRFEDHGEIVESCILGGNSKLQWKVDWAMRWVALGVDYEMCGKDLTDSVRESGKIARALGGRAPEGMIYELFLDENGEKISKSKGNGLTIEQWLTYGSEESLGFYLFRDPKSAKSLHVGIIPRAVDEYWQFREKLAEQPVEQQLGNPVWHLLRANGDAGGAGDKLPVTYGLLLNLVGVLGAGATREQVWSYLGNYVENADPAAHPQLDKLVTNALAYNRDFIAPTLQRRKPEGNEAQALAALDEELAATSDDATAEELQNLVYEIGKDPHYGFEQLRDWFKCLYETLLGSSQGPRMGSFIALYGIANTRKLIAEALS